The following coding sequences lie in one Arthrobacter sp. PGP41 genomic window:
- a CDS encoding LPXTG cell wall anchor domain-containing protein, with translation MKKIFAALALAGSIALVGTAPAIAANYPPLPPAATVSDATVAPGETFIFTAQGFLPGESVTVTITLTTTGAANTGGTAVSARIPIFQAPITVNATADAQGKISVPLALNEPGTYSITATGNTSRVTAGPVFVTVVASLANTGGAPLANTGGAPLANTGADASLLLWGAAGVGALGLGAAGVIIVRRNKNQAAA, from the coding sequence ATGAAGAAAATATTCGCAGCACTCGCGCTGGCCGGTTCAATCGCACTCGTGGGCACAGCGCCGGCAATTGCCGCCAACTATCCGCCCTTGCCGCCGGCGGCCACCGTATCCGACGCCACTGTTGCGCCGGGTGAAACCTTTATTTTCACGGCTCAGGGTTTCCTTCCCGGCGAATCCGTGACCGTCACCATCACGCTCACAACAACCGGCGCCGCAAACACTGGCGGCACCGCGGTCTCTGCAAGGATCCCGATCTTCCAGGCACCGATAACTGTCAACGCTACCGCTGATGCTCAGGGAAAGATTTCGGTTCCGCTCGCGTTGAACGAACCAGGTACCTACTCCATCACGGCGACGGGCAACACCTCCCGTGTAACTGCCGGTCCGGTCTTCGTTACGGTTGTGGCTTCGTTGGCTAACACCGGCGGTGCTCCCCTCGCCAACACCGGCGGAGCTCCCCTGGCGAACACGGGTGCTGACGCCAGCCTGCTCCTTTGGGGTGCAGCAGGCGTGGGCGCACTGGGCCTCGGTGCAGCAGGCGTCATCATCGTCCGCCGCAACAAGAACCAGGCTGCCGCCTAG
- a CDS encoding VanZ family protein yields MLVPLAFVAFWPAPVDQPVAGTLTGILDFLHRHGTPAWFSYKFVEAAANVVLFIPLGFAASLAFAQKRWWQTGFLGLIISGCMELGQLMFLHNRFSSLQDLVTNTSGAAIGALLATVALNRLEVRRLPAADLQNDL; encoded by the coding sequence ATGCTGGTCCCCCTGGCTTTCGTCGCCTTCTGGCCTGCCCCGGTGGACCAGCCTGTGGCTGGCACCCTCACCGGCATCCTGGACTTCCTTCACCGCCACGGAACTCCAGCTTGGTTCAGTTACAAGTTCGTGGAGGCCGCAGCGAATGTGGTCCTGTTTATCCCCCTCGGTTTTGCAGCGTCGCTTGCATTTGCCCAAAAGCGCTGGTGGCAAACTGGTTTTCTCGGACTAATAATTTCCGGGTGCATGGAACTGGGCCAGCTCATGTTTCTCCACAACCGCTTCTCCAGCCTGCAGGATCTCGTGACAAATACGTCAGGAGCTGCCATCGGCGCCCTGCTGGCCACTGTGGCCCTTAACAGGCTGGAGGTCCGCCGCCTCCCGGCAGCGGACCTCCAAAATGATCTGTAA
- the galU gene encoding UTP--glucose-1-phosphate uridylyltransferase GalU, producing the protein MTTGKAITKAVIPAAGLGTRFLPATKAMPKEMLPVVDRPAIQYVVEEAVKSGLTDLLMITGRNKRSLEDHFDREPGLERALEKKGDTDRLASVEHASELGPIHYVRQGEAKGLGHAVLCAAQHVGNEPFAVLLGDDLIDEAEDLLSTMMAVQQKTGGSVIALIEVDPSQISAYGCADITAVDGEDYVRVNSLVEKPAVGEAPSNLAVIGRYVLHPSVFGVLEETEPGRGGEIQLTDALQTLATGEGEGSGVYGVVFKGRRFDTGDKLSYLKAVITLASERVEFGEDLKTWMKGFVN; encoded by the coding sequence ATGACTACGGGGAAAGCTATCACCAAAGCCGTCATTCCTGCTGCCGGATTGGGGACTCGCTTCCTGCCCGCCACCAAGGCTATGCCGAAGGAAATGTTGCCGGTGGTTGACCGGCCAGCCATCCAGTATGTCGTCGAGGAAGCCGTGAAGTCGGGCCTCACCGACCTGCTGATGATCACGGGACGCAACAAGCGCTCCCTGGAGGACCACTTCGACCGCGAGCCAGGCCTGGAGCGTGCGCTGGAGAAGAAGGGCGACACGGACCGCCTCGCTTCTGTGGAGCACGCGTCCGAGCTGGGCCCCATCCACTATGTCCGCCAGGGCGAGGCCAAAGGCCTGGGTCATGCGGTGCTGTGCGCAGCGCAGCACGTGGGCAACGAGCCGTTTGCTGTCCTGCTGGGTGACGACCTCATTGACGAAGCCGAGGATCTGCTGAGCACCATGATGGCGGTGCAGCAGAAGACCGGCGGTTCGGTGATCGCCCTGATCGAGGTTGATCCCTCCCAGATCAGTGCCTACGGTTGCGCGGACATCACCGCAGTGGACGGTGAGGATTACGTCCGCGTGAACAGCCTGGTGGAGAAGCCCGCAGTGGGCGAGGCACCGTCCAATCTGGCGGTTATTGGCCGGTACGTGCTGCACCCGTCAGTGTTCGGCGTCCTCGAGGAGACGGAGCCCGGCCGGGGCGGCGAAATCCAGCTGACCGACGCGCTGCAGACGCTTGCCACCGGCGAGGGGGAGGGCTCCGGCGTCTACGGGGTGGTGTTCAAGGGCCGCCGCTTCGACACGGGCGACAAGCTGAGCTACCTCAAGGCAGTCATCACGCTTGCGTCCGAGCGCGTCGAGTTCGGGGAGGACCTGAAGACCTGGATGAAGGGCTTCGTGAACTAA